One segment of Radiobacillus kanasensis DNA contains the following:
- a CDS encoding YqzE family protein: protein MSGNDYVKFMTQEIVKYMDTPSEERKERKKQRRSKEEGISNHWFGMLPLAFKLLFQRKK, encoded by the coding sequence ATGTCTGGAAACGACTATGTAAAATTTATGACACAAGAAATTGTGAAGTACATGGATACCCCTTCGGAAGAACGGAAGGAGCGCAAAAAGCAAAGGCGCTCTAAAGAAGAAGGGATTTCTAATCACTGGTTTGGTATGCTACCATTAGCATTTAAACTATTGTTCCAAAGGAAAAAATAA
- the gcvT gene encoding glycine cleavage system aminomethyltransferase GcvT, with amino-acid sequence MAELKRTPVYPSYEKYGAKTIDFGGWDLPVQFSGIKKEHEATRTAAGLFDVSHMGEIVVEGPASERYLQKMLTNDVSKLAPKKAQYSVMCYENGGTVDDLIVYMLAESKYLLVVNAANTEKDFDWLIKHQEEGVEITNLSSEYVQLALQGPKAEKILQTLTEMDLSSIGFFKFDSPVYFTGISQPAIVSRTGYTGEDGFEIYIDTAAGTKLWDLILRAGQEDGVEPIGLGARDTLRFEANLALYGQELSKDITPIEAGIGFAVKTDKESDFIGKAILKEQKEHGTKRKLVGIEMIDKGIPRHGYKVFVEDQEIGFVTTGTQSPTLKKNVGLALLSIDHTKLGTEVLVEVRNKRLKAEVVSTPFYKRSK; translated from the coding sequence ATGGCGGAATTAAAGCGAACACCGGTCTATCCAAGCTATGAAAAATACGGGGCTAAAACAATTGATTTTGGTGGTTGGGATTTACCTGTCCAATTTTCGGGCATCAAAAAAGAACATGAAGCAACTCGGACTGCAGCAGGATTATTTGATGTCTCCCATATGGGAGAAATAGTAGTCGAAGGACCTGCGAGTGAGCGTTATTTGCAAAAAATGTTAACAAATGACGTATCTAAGCTTGCACCAAAAAAGGCTCAATATTCGGTGATGTGTTACGAGAATGGTGGAACCGTAGATGATCTTATCGTGTATATGCTAGCGGAATCGAAGTACTTGTTGGTAGTTAATGCGGCCAATACGGAAAAGGATTTTGATTGGCTTATCAAGCATCAAGAAGAAGGTGTTGAAATTACGAACCTTTCTTCTGAGTATGTTCAACTTGCTCTTCAAGGACCTAAAGCTGAAAAAATCCTACAAACCCTAACAGAGATGGATCTTTCTTCCATTGGATTCTTTAAATTCGATTCACCCGTGTATTTTACTGGCATCTCTCAACCAGCAATTGTTTCTCGCACAGGGTACACAGGTGAAGATGGGTTTGAAATTTATATAGATACTGCTGCGGGGACTAAGCTGTGGGATCTAATATTACGAGCAGGTCAAGAAGATGGTGTAGAACCAATTGGGTTAGGAGCAAGAGATACGCTTCGGTTTGAGGCAAACCTCGCTTTATATGGCCAGGAATTAAGTAAGGATATAACTCCGATTGAAGCGGGAATTGGGTTTGCTGTAAAAACAGATAAAGAATCGGATTTTATCGGAAAAGCGATCTTAAAGGAACAAAAAGAACATGGAACAAAACGAAAGTTAGTCGGTATTGAGATGATCGATAAAGGGATACCAAGACATGGGTACAAAGTGTTTGTAGAGGATCAAGAAATTGGTTTTGTTACAACCGGAACACAGTCTCCTACCTTAAAGAAAAATGTCGGGCTGGCACTTCTTTCAATAGATCACACGAAGTTAGGAACGGAGGTTCTAGTAGAAGTAAGGAATAAACGATTGAAAGCAGAAGTAGTTTCAACACCATTTTATAAAAGAAGTAAGTAA
- a CDS encoding ABC transporter permease — protein MRWKDRFRFVRQNMKKNKVRVFMTVLATAIGCAFLIVLASVGFGLHQSIVKDTMEQNIVTKIDVYGKETEDGNYQSITDSDIKEMEKVDGVQAVTRRKMLIQHPTFTLENYQINTRTVVANFPSETKAGFELSKGSLPKAENEIVIGYNVVDQLVPTNVEKEDIYNEQGLVKDEYRYDGDLIGRTIQMEVVHSEDSEKTKTFSLKIVGIGEKPTREWAQDQDIFISDAVLSQIEAFTGTPKGVSVTEGEDLASMDVSSESYDEVAVYAETLAQVQAITDTLSDKNYATYSVVDELKQVNMMFTIAKAGLILIGTIALLIASIGIYNTMTMAVTERAPDIGIMKAIGANPKVIKQIFLLESSYIGLIGAIIGTIAAYIVSFAVNLGLPWIIELAFDEELPETLQFSAIPWTLVVISVVICLLVTILSGLRPAKRATKIDVLQAMRREV, from the coding sequence ATGAGGTGGAAAGATCGATTCCGGTTTGTAAGGCAAAACATGAAAAAAAATAAAGTGCGTGTTTTTATGACTGTTCTTGCTACAGCAATCGGGTGTGCGTTCCTCATCGTATTGGCTTCTGTTGGGTTTGGACTCCATCAATCGATCGTAAAAGATACGATGGAACAAAATATTGTGACAAAAATAGATGTATATGGCAAAGAAACAGAAGACGGGAATTATCAATCGATTACGGATTCCGATATTAAGGAAATGGAAAAGGTTGATGGAGTGCAAGCTGTGACAAGAAGAAAGATGTTGATCCAACATCCTACCTTCACTTTAGAAAATTATCAAATAAATACGAGAACAGTTGTTGCTAATTTTCCGTCGGAAACTAAAGCTGGATTTGAGTTAAGTAAAGGCTCTTTGCCTAAGGCCGAGAATGAGATAGTGATTGGGTACAACGTTGTAGACCAGCTTGTTCCAACTAATGTCGAGAAAGAAGATATCTATAATGAACAAGGGTTAGTAAAGGATGAGTATCGATATGATGGAGATTTAATTGGCCGAACGATTCAAATGGAGGTTGTTCATTCTGAGGATTCCGAAAAGACGAAGACATTTTCTTTGAAAATTGTAGGTATTGGGGAAAAACCGACAAGAGAATGGGCACAAGATCAAGATATTTTTATATCCGATGCAGTCCTATCACAAATTGAAGCATTTACAGGAACACCAAAGGGAGTCTCCGTTACGGAAGGAGAGGACCTTGCATCCATGGATGTTAGCTCTGAATCTTACGATGAAGTGGCTGTTTATGCAGAAACCTTAGCCCAAGTACAAGCTATTACGGACACATTGAGTGATAAAAATTATGCCACCTATTCGGTTGTAGATGAATTAAAACAAGTAAACATGATGTTCACGATTGCAAAAGCAGGACTCATTTTAATCGGAACAATAGCACTATTAATCGCTTCTATTGGAATTTATAATACGATGACAATGGCGGTGACGGAACGGGCTCCTGATATTGGGATTATGAAGGCTATCGGAGCAAACCCGAAAGTGATCAAACAAATATTCTTGTTAGAGAGCAGTTATATCGGTTTAATTGGTGCTATTATTGGGACTATAGCTGCTTATATTGTCAGCTTTGCAGTCAATTTAGGGCTACCTTGGATTATTGAATTAGCTTTTGATGAAGAGCTACCGGAAACGTTACAATTCTCCGCAATCCCTTGGACTCTTGTTGTGATATCGGTTGTCATTTGTTTATTGGTTACGATTCTGTCTGGGTTGCGACCAGCGAAACGAGCTACGAAAATTGATGTATTACAGGCAATGCGAAGAGAAGTTTAA
- the gcvPA gene encoding aminomethyl-transferring glycine dehydrogenase subunit GcvPA, which translates to MEFRYLPMTETDKKEMLDTIGIKSTEELFSDIPEKVRFQGELNVKKPTSEYELMQELSALAKKNVSLKSHTSFLGAGVYDHYIPSVVDHVISRSEFYTAYTPYQPEISQGELQAIFEFQTMISELTGMDVANSSMYDGGTALAEAVNLSAAQTKKKKILVSKAIHPESRAVIETYAKGPHLEIVDIDIKDGVTDLEALKEHLDADTASVVLQYPNFFGQVEPLADVQQLLEDQKKTMFIVSSNPLALGYLTPPGQFGADIVVGDAQVFGIPAQFGGPHCGYFATTAKLMRKVPGRLVGQTVDEDGKRGFVLTLQAREQHIRRDKATSNICSNQALNALAASVAMSSLGKQGVKKMAWLNIQKTYYAKQAIEAAGFTVKYNGATFNELVVELPKPVSSVNEHLLERGIIGGYDLGLVQEDWNHQMLVAVTEIRTKEEIDTFIKEVGDICA; encoded by the coding sequence ATGGAATTTCGTTATTTACCAATGACGGAGACAGATAAAAAAGAAATGCTAGATACGATTGGTATAAAATCTACAGAAGAACTATTTTCAGATATTCCAGAAAAAGTCCGTTTTCAGGGAGAATTGAATGTAAAGAAGCCTACAAGTGAATATGAACTCATGCAAGAACTCTCTGCCTTAGCTAAAAAGAATGTATCGTTGAAAAGTCATACGTCCTTTCTAGGTGCGGGTGTATATGACCACTACATTCCTTCTGTCGTAGACCACGTTATCTCTAGATCTGAATTCTATACAGCTTACACACCGTATCAACCAGAGATTTCACAAGGGGAACTACAAGCAATTTTTGAATTTCAAACGATGATTAGCGAATTAACAGGAATGGATGTAGCGAATTCATCAATGTACGATGGGGGGACGGCTCTAGCAGAGGCGGTTAACCTTAGTGCAGCACAAACGAAGAAAAAGAAAATTCTTGTATCCAAAGCGATCCATCCAGAATCTCGTGCTGTTATCGAAACGTACGCGAAAGGACCTCATCTAGAGATTGTTGACATTGATATCAAAGATGGCGTGACAGATCTAGAAGCTTTAAAAGAACATCTTGATGCAGATACAGCTAGTGTTGTTCTTCAATATCCAAACTTCTTTGGCCAAGTGGAACCATTAGCAGACGTTCAACAATTACTAGAGGATCAAAAGAAAACGATGTTTATCGTTTCTAGTAATCCTTTAGCTCTTGGCTACTTAACACCACCTGGACAGTTCGGTGCAGATATTGTCGTTGGAGATGCTCAAGTATTCGGAATTCCAGCTCAATTTGGTGGCCCACACTGTGGGTATTTTGCTACAACGGCGAAGCTTATGAGAAAAGTTCCTGGGCGTTTAGTTGGGCAAACAGTTGATGAAGATGGGAAACGCGGGTTTGTCTTAACGTTACAAGCTCGAGAACAGCATATCCGTCGTGATAAGGCGACATCAAATATTTGTTCTAACCAAGCGCTTAATGCACTTGCTGCTTCCGTTGCGATGAGTTCGCTTGGGAAACAAGGTGTCAAAAAGATGGCGTGGTTGAACATTCAAAAAACGTACTATGCTAAGCAAGCAATAGAAGCTGCAGGTTTTACCGTCAAATATAACGGGGCTACGTTTAACGAACTTGTTGTAGAGCTTCCGAAGCCTGTCTCTTCTGTAAATGAACATCTATTAGAGCGCGGAATCATTGGCGGTTATGATCTGGGGCTAGTCCAAGAAGATTGGAACCATCAAATGTTAGTGGCCGTTACGGAAATCCGTACGAAAGAAGAGATCGATACATTCATTAAAGAAGTGGGGGATATTTGTGCGTAA
- a CDS encoding YqhG family protein: MAIENLHDFMENYFKANDCSIVENNNGKLKIQLTDVMDELLMNRPFYWQYVKKLGYPGQPMEVSFITNPERREEEGEWIHFGSPRVHQIFRTLKTQGRMTKLYEQIQAGQRTPLTPWLVINMKISYEGKQKKDEVVSFGLNLINGAMLKGMMEAIEDLSFHSNISDFSYTMTPIIRIKSGYQRIIQYIEKSLQQEDHDWAAESLKHLQEELQLLDHFYTEGDQQDSEEEAEYEQLMEQERKDIENRYQPTIRLEVVNGGLFYLSQTTSNQFLQK, encoded by the coding sequence ATGGCAATCGAGAATCTTCATGATTTTATGGAAAACTATTTTAAAGCAAATGATTGTAGCATTGTAGAAAACAACAACGGAAAATTAAAAATTCAGTTGACCGACGTCATGGATGAATTACTAATGAACCGTCCTTTCTATTGGCAATATGTAAAGAAGCTCGGATATCCAGGACAGCCCATGGAAGTAAGCTTCATCACTAACCCAGAACGAAGAGAGGAAGAAGGAGAATGGATTCACTTTGGAAGTCCGCGCGTTCATCAAATATTTCGGACATTAAAAACGCAAGGTAGAATGACCAAATTATATGAACAGATCCAAGCGGGGCAACGAACTCCTTTGACACCATGGCTTGTCATTAATATGAAGATTAGCTATGAAGGAAAGCAAAAAAAAGATGAAGTCGTATCTTTCGGATTAAACTTAATAAACGGAGCTATGCTTAAAGGGATGATGGAAGCTATTGAAGATCTCTCCTTTCACTCCAATATTTCGGACTTCAGTTACACCATGACACCGATTATTCGAATCAAAAGTGGATATCAACGAATTATCCAATATATCGAGAAATCTCTTCAACAAGAAGATCATGATTGGGCAGCAGAATCCTTGAAGCATTTGCAAGAGGAGCTTCAGCTCTTGGATCACTTTTATACAGAAGGAGATCAACAAGACTCTGAGGAAGAGGCAGAATATGAACAACTCATGGAACAAGAGCGAAAAGATATAGAAAATAGATATCAACCGACGATTCGTTTAGAAGTTGTCAACGGCGGATTATTTTATTTAAGTCAAACAACATCCAATCAGTTTTTACAAAAATAA
- a CDS encoding rhodanese-like domain-containing protein has product MEILIAAVVAFIVFTLYRFFRQRKIIKTLTEEEFISGYRKAQLIDVREPKEFDAGHILGARNIPMSQLSQRMPEVRKDQPVYLYCQSGARSARAAFMLHKKGYRDLYQLQNGFKKWNGKIKKTKKASY; this is encoded by the coding sequence ATGGAAATATTAATTGCAGCCGTTGTTGCTTTTATCGTATTTACGCTCTATCGGTTTTTTAGACAAAGAAAAATTATCAAGACATTAACAGAAGAAGAATTTATTAGTGGGTATAGAAAAGCACAACTCATCGATGTTCGTGAACCTAAGGAATTTGATGCTGGTCACATACTCGGTGCAAGAAACATTCCTATGTCTCAGCTTAGTCAAAGAATGCCTGAGGTTCGGAAAGATCAACCAGTGTACCTATATTGCCAAAGTGGTGCTCGTTCTGCCCGAGCAGCGTTCATGCTTCACAAGAAAGGCTACCGCGACTTGTATCAACTACAAAACGGATTCAAAAAATGGAACGGTAAAATCAAAAAAACCAAAAAAGCTTCTTACTAA
- a CDS encoding very short patch repair endonuclease, with protein sequence MKPYDAKLPQKCKICGYQFSHNKQGRFTTHLKKHTIMLNEYLKTYYYSDKDLKCSYELCYNLVDLYRGRPKQYCSRSCSAKSDPMTCITCGKRFDTDTRPHRKTKTCSDNCESIQRSKSTKLWHQSMDENEKEKHFKKIITQTAQTRRKNKTPSWNSGKKGIYSEDTINKIRQATLKQMERKEFKKTRIEKIVEAYLIKRNIRYIYSFILENRQFDFLLPNQEVIIECDGDYWHANPKFYPDPAEWQLGRIKIDRDKNEIALRNDYKIIRFWEDDILNNFESIKCIINDLLATT encoded by the coding sequence ATGAAACCATATGATGCAAAGTTACCGCAAAAATGTAAAATTTGTGGATATCAGTTTTCTCATAACAAACAGGGTCGGTTTACTACACACTTAAAAAAACATACAATTATGCTCAACGAATACCTTAAAACATATTACTATTCCGACAAAGATTTAAAATGTTCCTATGAACTTTGTTATAACTTAGTTGATTTATATAGGGGAAGACCGAAACAATATTGTTCTAGGTCATGTAGTGCAAAAAGTGACCCGATGACATGTATCACATGTGGGAAAAGATTTGACACAGATACAAGACCCCACAGGAAAACAAAAACATGTAGTGACAATTGTGAAAGTATTCAAAGGTCAAAATCTACTAAGTTATGGCATCAATCCATGGATGAAAATGAAAAGGAAAAACATTTTAAAAAAATTATTACACAAACTGCACAAACTAGAAGGAAAAATAAAACTCCTTCTTGGAATAGTGGTAAAAAAGGAATTTACAGTGAAGATACCATTAATAAGATCAGACAAGCTACTCTAAAACAGATGGAAAGAAAAGAGTTTAAGAAAACACGAATAGAGAAAATTGTAGAAGCCTATCTTATTAAACGGAACATTCGCTATATATATTCGTTTATTCTTGAAAACAGGCAGTTTGATTTTCTACTTCCTAATCAAGAAGTAATTATTGAGTGTGATGGTGACTACTGGCATGCAAACCCCAAATTTTACCCGGATCCAGCTGAATGGCAATTAGGTCGTATTAAAATTGATCGGGATAAAAATGAGATAGCTCTGAGAAATGATTACAAAATTATACGGTTTTGGGAAGATGACATTTTAAATAATTTTGAATCGATAAAATGCATCATAAATGACTTGTTGGCTACAACGTAA
- the gcvPB gene encoding aminomethyl-transferring glycine dehydrogenase subunit GcvPB — MRNEDFPLIFEHSQPGRTSFSLPALDVPETELNDVFEAAYIREEEAGLPELSELQVIRHYTALSKRNHGVDSGFYPLGSCTMKYNPKINEDVARLEGFSHIHPYQDNKTVQGAMEMLFDLQTSLAEITGMYEVSLQPAAGAHGEWTGLMMIRAFHESNGDTNRTKVIVPDSAHGTNPASATVAGFESVTVKSNEKGLVDLEDLKRVVGDDTAALMLTNPNTLGLFEEHILEMAEIVHNAGGKLYYDGANLNAIMGYARPGDMGFDVVHLNLHKTFTGPHGGGGPGSGPVGVSEELARYLPKPVLTKVEDEYIFDYNRPDSIGRVKPYYGNFGINLRAYTYIRTMGAEGLKKVSEYAVLNANYMMRRLEKEYHLPYNQHCKHEFVLSGKNQKKLGVRTLDIAKRLLDFGFHPPTIYFPLNVEEALMVEPTETEAKETLDEFIDTMLQIAQEAKDNPEIVQEAPYTTVVKRMDETTAARKPILRYIKE; from the coding sequence GTGCGTAACGAAGACTTTCCTTTAATTTTTGAACATAGTCAACCAGGAAGAACCAGCTTCAGCTTACCAGCCTTAGACGTTCCAGAAACAGAATTAAACGATGTTTTTGAAGCAGCTTATATTCGCGAAGAAGAAGCGGGGCTTCCTGAATTAAGTGAGTTACAAGTTATCCGTCACTATACGGCGTTATCGAAACGAAACCACGGAGTTGATTCTGGATTTTACCCACTTGGCTCCTGTACGATGAAGTACAACCCGAAAATAAACGAAGATGTGGCGCGATTAGAAGGTTTTAGCCATATTCATCCTTATCAAGACAACAAAACTGTTCAAGGAGCTATGGAGATGTTATTTGATTTACAAACATCTTTAGCGGAAATTACTGGGATGTATGAAGTCTCACTTCAACCAGCAGCTGGTGCCCATGGTGAATGGACTGGGTTAATGATGATTCGTGCTTTTCATGAATCAAATGGGGATACGAATCGCACGAAAGTGATTGTGCCGGACTCTGCACACGGAACCAATCCGGCTTCTGCTACGGTTGCAGGATTCGAATCTGTAACGGTTAAGTCGAATGAAAAAGGGTTAGTAGATTTAGAAGATTTGAAACGTGTAGTTGGCGATGATACGGCCGCGCTTATGCTTACTAATCCGAACACGCTAGGTCTTTTTGAAGAACATATTTTAGAAATGGCTGAAATTGTTCATAACGCTGGCGGAAAGCTTTATTATGATGGAGCGAACTTAAATGCGATTATGGGATATGCACGACCTGGTGATATGGGATTTGATGTGGTCCATTTAAATCTTCATAAGACATTCACTGGCCCACACGGTGGTGGTGGACCAGGATCTGGTCCAGTTGGTGTATCGGAAGAACTAGCTAGATATTTACCGAAGCCAGTCTTAACTAAAGTAGAGGATGAGTATATTTTTGATTACAATCGTCCTGATTCCATTGGTCGTGTTAAGCCTTATTATGGTAACTTCGGAATCAACTTACGTGCTTATACGTACATCCGTACGATGGGAGCAGAAGGATTGAAGAAGGTTAGTGAATACGCGGTATTAAATGCAAACTATATGATGAGACGTTTAGAAAAGGAATATCATTTACCATATAACCAACATTGTAAACATGAGTTCGTGCTGTCTGGTAAGAACCAGAAAAAGCTAGGGGTTCGCACATTAGATATCGCAAAACGTCTGTTAGACTTCGGTTTCCATCCACCTACTATATACTTCCCGTTAAATGTAGAGGAGGCATTAATGGTGGAGCCTACGGAAACAGAAGCAAAAGAAACGCTAGATGAGTTTATTGATACGATGCTCCAGATTGCTCAAGAGGCAAAAGATAATCCGGAAATTGTCCAAGAAGCTCCTTACACAACGGTTGTGAAACGGATGGACGAAACGACAGCAGCCAGAAAACCAATTTTACGTTATATAAAAGAATAG
- a CDS encoding shikimate kinase, whose amino-acid sequence MKSIYLIGFMGSGKSSVSSCLAEHLKWDAKDTDRELEQYYNETIPDIFAKKGEETFRQYESHILQQMPETESVIATGGGIIGKQENREWMKSNGIVVFLQTSWDTIKDRLSEDTARPLWKDPDSTYLLYEHRLPLYEETAHLNIRTDQKSPDEIAEDIISLINPSRNG is encoded by the coding sequence ATGAAATCAATTTATTTAATTGGATTTATGGGGAGCGGAAAATCAAGCGTTTCTTCTTGTTTAGCAGAACACCTAAAATGGGACGCTAAAGATACCGATAGAGAACTGGAGCAGTATTATAATGAAACCATCCCGGATATTTTTGCAAAAAAAGGAGAAGAGACCTTTCGTCAATATGAAAGTCACATTCTTCAACAAATGCCAGAAACGGAAAGCGTAATTGCAACAGGGGGAGGCATTATAGGTAAACAAGAAAATAGGGAATGGATGAAATCAAATGGAATTGTGGTCTTTTTACAAACGAGTTGGGATACCATAAAAGACCGACTTTCGGAAGATACCGCCAGACCTCTATGGAAGGATCCAGATTCCACCTACCTGCTCTATGAACATAGATTGCCACTTTATGAGGAAACAGCTCATTTAAATATTCGAACAGATCAGAAATCACCAGATGAAATAGCGGAAGACATAATTTCTCTTATAAATCCATCAAGAAATGGGTAA
- a CDS encoding ABC transporter ATP-binding protein, which yields MIEVNNLSHQFSLGKKGENSLTILENISFQVNQGEIVAVIGRSGSGKSTLLNLVSGFIRPTSGEIKISGEQVSDYNETQFANFRLDNLGFIFQNFQLIPSLTAYQNVELPLIFKGESEASREKRTMETLQKVGLEGYKDHYPSELSGGQQQRVSIARALVSNPPLILADEPTGSLDSETEAEILQFIKMLNQEYGITFLIITHDDEVAKIAHRSIEISDGKLVKRGQTV from the coding sequence ATGATAGAAGTTAATAACCTTAGTCATCAATTTTCACTTGGTAAAAAAGGTGAAAACAGCTTAACGATACTTGAAAACATTTCTTTTCAAGTAAATCAAGGTGAAATAGTTGCGGTCATTGGACGGAGTGGATCGGGAAAGTCTACCTTATTAAATCTAGTCAGTGGATTTATTCGCCCAACGAGCGGGGAGATCAAAATTAGCGGAGAACAAGTTTCCGATTACAACGAAACGCAATTTGCAAATTTTCGTTTAGATAATCTCGGATTTATCTTTCAAAACTTTCAGCTTATTCCTAGTTTGACGGCCTACCAAAATGTCGAGTTACCGTTAATTTTTAAAGGCGAATCAGAGGCAAGCAGGGAAAAGAGAACGATGGAGACGTTGCAAAAAGTAGGATTAGAAGGATATAAGGATCATTATCCAAGTGAACTATCAGGGGGACAGCAGCAAAGAGTTAGTATCGCAAGAGCACTGGTGAGTAATCCACCTCTCATTTTAGCGGACGAACCAACGGGTAGTCTGGATAGTGAGACAGAAGCGGAAATTTTACAGTTTATAAAAATGCTGAATCAAGAATACGGCATCACGTTTTTAATCATCACCCATGATGATGAAGTTGCAAAAATTGCTCATCGATCGATTGAGATTAGTGATGGAAAGCTTGTGAAAAGGGGGCAAACGGTATGA
- a CDS encoding DEAD/DEAH box helicase, protein MNIQLQRDIDFIDELDENLENDRSFSSWELFKMNYDSTKTTITPEFKGLTAPKHLPHVTFLDHQLECAQQVVEDMNGRGILADEVGLGKTIEAGLILKEYMIRGQVKKGLILVPASLVNQWANELNQKFYIPALSQRKRPVWDQENIVITSIDTAKRAPHREKILEQDYDFVLIDEAHKLKNHKTKNYEFVRKIKKKYCLLLTATPVQNKLSDIFNLVSILKPGYLGNYEDFTNRFGRDRKNLYNDAHLKQLIQKVMVRNRREDTGIDWTKRKVETVWIDFTEEEQQAYDKLRNLLRESYAASFSSITLSRELCSSREACYLSIQKLLQQPDKEVPNQEQYVEMMNEIGQLPHHSKAKKVVELIQQKEDDEKFIVFTEYRASQLYLQWYLQQHGISSVPFRGGFKRGKKDWMRQLFQNHAQVLIATEAGGEGINLQFCNNMINYDLPWNPMRLEQRIGRIHRFGQEKDVHIYNFAIRNTIEDHVLNLLYEKIQLFERVVGSIDAILADLNIKDVEKEIHSIFSESSSDGEARIKLENLSSVISHAQEQVSEEDWNGNRESS, encoded by the coding sequence TTGAATATACAGCTACAACGAGATATAGACTTTATCGATGAATTAGATGAGAATTTAGAAAACGATCGTTCTTTCAGTTCATGGGAGTTATTCAAAATGAACTATGATTCTACGAAAACAACGATTACTCCCGAATTCAAAGGATTAACCGCGCCAAAGCACCTACCTCATGTGACCTTTTTGGATCATCAGCTTGAATGTGCACAGCAAGTCGTAGAGGACATGAATGGGCGTGGAATTCTTGCAGATGAAGTAGGGCTTGGCAAAACAATAGAAGCTGGTTTAATCCTGAAAGAATATATGATTCGCGGGCAAGTGAAAAAAGGACTCATATTAGTGCCTGCATCCCTAGTCAATCAATGGGCAAATGAACTCAATCAAAAGTTTTATATTCCTGCTTTGTCGCAACGAAAACGACCAGTTTGGGATCAAGAAAATATCGTGATTACATCGATTGACACCGCAAAACGCGCTCCACATCGCGAAAAAATATTAGAGCAAGATTATGATTTCGTGTTAATCGATGAGGCTCATAAACTAAAAAATCACAAAACAAAAAACTATGAATTCGTTCGAAAAATAAAAAAGAAGTATTGTCTTCTATTAACTGCAACACCTGTTCAAAATAAATTAAGCGACATTTTTAATCTAGTATCTATTCTTAAGCCTGGATATTTAGGTAACTACGAAGACTTTACCAATCGGTTCGGTCGCGATCGAAAAAACCTATATAACGATGCCCATTTAAAACAACTGATTCAAAAAGTAATGGTGCGAAATCGCCGGGAAGATACAGGAATTGATTGGACGAAACGAAAAGTAGAAACGGTTTGGATAGATTTCACAGAAGAAGAGCAACAGGCTTATGACAAACTTAGAAATCTGTTACGAGAGTCCTATGCGGCAAGCTTCTCTTCGATTACATTATCGAGAGAATTATGCTCCTCTCGTGAAGCTTGTTACTTATCGATTCAAAAATTGCTTCAACAGCCTGATAAAGAGGTTCCTAATCAAGAACAGTATGTGGAAATGATGAATGAGATTGGTCAGCTTCCACATCATTCAAAAGCGAAAAAAGTGGTTGAACTCATCCAACAAAAAGAAGATGATGAAAAGTTCATTGTTTTCACCGAATACCGAGCAAGTCAACTATATTTACAATGGTACTTGCAGCAACATGGCATCTCCTCTGTTCCATTCCGCGGGGGCTTCAAAAGAGGGAAAAAGGATTGGATGCGTCAATTATTCCAAAACCATGCACAGGTCCTAATCGCAACCGAAGCTGGTGGGGAAGGGATTAACCTACAATTTTGTAACAATATGATCAACTATGATCTCCCCTGGAATCCGATGCGATTAGAGCAAAGAATTGGTCGTATTCATCGCTTTGGACAAGAAAAGGATGTTCATATTTATAATTTCGCCATCCGAAACACCATTGAAGACCATGTTTTAAACTTATTGTACGAAAAGATCCAGTTGTTCGAGCGGGTGGTAGGAAGTATCGATGCCATTTTAGCAGATTTAAACATTAAGGATGTGGAGAAGGAAATCCACTCCATCTTTTCCGAATCGTCGTCTGATGGAGAAGCAAGAATCAAATTAGAAAACCTGTCTTCCGTTATTTCTCATGCACAAGAACAGGTCTCAGAGGAGGATTGGAATGGCAATCGAGAATCTTCATGA